From Chloroflexota bacterium, a single genomic window includes:
- a CDS encoding lysophospholipase yields the protein MLKTKDGINLFTQSWKATDPKAIVVLTHGFGEHSSRYPHVGKALSQAGYSLYTYDLRGHGQSGGPRGHTPAYESLLDDLEAVIADAKSDQPGKKVFVYGHSMGGNITLNYALRRPSGLSGVITTGAWLKLAFDPPALQLALGRLMANLIPTFAQQSNLDVNALSHDPAISKAYAEDKLVHSTITARLFVEIVGAGEYALAHAAELTLPVLLMHGGGDLIISPGGTRQFHERATVADKTIRMYDGLFHEIHNELEQATVFKDMIEWLNRHC from the coding sequence ATGCTCAAAACCAAAGACGGCATCAACCTATTCACCCAGAGTTGGAAGGCAACCGACCCGAAGGCCATCGTCGTTCTCACTCACGGCTTCGGCGAACACTCCAGCCGCTACCCGCATGTTGGCAAAGCGTTGAGCCAGGCCGGGTACTCGCTTTACACCTATGACCTGCGCGGGCACGGCCAGTCGGGCGGGCCGCGCGGCCACACCCCGGCTTACGAGTCCCTGCTAGACGATCTCGAAGCCGTCATCGCCGACGCCAAAAGCGACCAGCCCGGCAAAAAAGTTTTCGTCTACGGCCACAGCATGGGCGGCAACATTACCCTCAACTACGCCCTGCGCCGCCCCTCCGGCCTGAGCGGAGTCATCACCACCGGCGCCTGGCTCAAGCTGGCCTTCGACCCGCCGGCCCTGCAACTGGCCCTGGGGCGGCTCATGGCCAACCTCATCCCGACCTTTGCCCAGCAATCCAATCTCGACGTTAACGCGCTTTCGCACGACCCGGCAATTAGCAAGGCCTACGCCGAAGACAAGCTGGTGCATAGCACAATCACAGCCAGACTGTTTGTCGAAATTGTCGGCGCGGGCGAGTACGCGCTGGCCCACGCCGCCGAACTTACCCTGCCGGTCTTGCTTATGCACGGCGGCGGCGACCTTATCATCAGCCCCGGTGGAACCCGCCAATTCCACGAACGGGCCACTGTCGCCGATAAAACCATCCGCATGTACGACGGCCTGTTCCACGAGATTCATAATGAACTGGAACAAGCCACCGTGTTCAAAGACATGATCGAGTGGTTGAACCGCCACTGTTGA
- a CDS encoding thioredoxin domain-containing protein, producing MTKRQELRARRQRESRQRQLYIIGGIVVVAVAIVGWLAYQNFRPIGTFKSVESTPPPNADGSAIGSADAKVVLQIFEDFQCPICRRFTQDIEPRILNDYVYTGKVRYDFRHFIVIDGNKGGNESQRAAEASECAAEQGWFWPFHDMLYTNQTGEAVGDFIDRRLKVFAVDLSLDKAKFNSCFDSGKYQNVVAADLIAARQNGVTGTPTIIIPGSVPLSGAQDYSVYQQAIDAALAAAGG from the coding sequence GTGACCAAGCGACAAGAACTCAGAGCAAGGCGACAGCGCGAATCGCGGCAGCGACAACTCTACATCATCGGCGGAATCGTGGTGGTGGCCGTCGCCATCGTAGGCTGGCTGGCTTACCAAAACTTCCGGCCCATCGGCACTTTCAAATCTGTCGAATCTACGCCCCCGCCCAACGCCGACGGCTCGGCCATCGGCAGCGCCGACGCCAAAGTCGTTCTGCAAATCTTTGAAGACTTTCAATGCCCGATCTGCCGCCGCTTCACCCAAGACATTGAACCGCGCATCTTGAATGACTACGTCTACACCGGCAAGGTTAGGTACGACTTCCGTCATTTCATCGTGATTGACGGCAACAAGGGCGGCAACGAGTCCCAGCGCGCCGCCGAAGCCAGCGAGTGCGCCGCCGAGCAGGGCTGGTTCTGGCCCTTTCACGATATGCTCTACACCAATCAAACGGGCGAGGCTGTGGGCGATTTTATTGACCGGCGCCTCAAGGTCTTTGCCGTTGACCTCAGCCTCGACAAAGCTAAATTCAATTCCTGTTTCGACTCGGGCAAATATCAGAACGTGGTGGCCGCCGATTTAATCGCCGCCCGCCAGAACGGCGTCACCGGAACGCCGACGATCATCATCCCTGGCAGTGTCCCGCTAAGCGGCGCTCAGGATTACTCAGTTTACCAACAAGCCATTGACGCCGCGCTCGCGGCGGCGGGCGGCTAG
- a CDS encoding KTSC domain-containing protein has translation MRLIIVESSLIYAIGYDAGTKVLEVVLKNELTYQYDGVPPEVHEQFMQAESKGKFFVGNVRDAYPCYQVRGRG, from the coding sequence ATGCGACTCATCATAGTAGAGTCCAGCCTCATTTATGCCATTGGTTATGACGCCGGTACGAAGGTGCTGGAAGTCGTGCTTAAGAATGAACTGACCTATCAATATGATGGCGTGCCGCCTGAAGTACACGAGCAGTTCATGCAGGCCGAGTCGAAGGGAAAATTTTTCGTGGGCAACGTTCGAGATGCGTATCCTTGTTATCAAGTAAGAGGGCGGGGCTAG
- a CDS encoding KTSC domain-containing protein: protein MELVTVDSSMIHAVGYDQQKRILEIIFNSGGTYQYFDVPPDVYEGLLKAESKG, encoded by the coding sequence ATGGAACTGGTAACGGTTGACTCCAGCATGATCCATGCCGTTGGATACGATCAACAGAAACGTATCCTCGAGATTATTTTCAATTCGGGTGGCACATACCAATATTTCGATGTGCCACCCGACGTGTATGAAGGGCTGTTGAAGGCGGAGTCAAAAGGCTGA
- a CDS encoding helix-hairpin-helix domain-containing protein → MLKNWRPFLFGLSVGLLSVPLILVLNRRQTSIPIKLAPPPPTLTPVPLRIHVTGAVRAPGVYEMPAGSILQDVINTAGGLTEAASTGQLNLAQLLKDGEQVFIPELPPTLPPTSTSAPGQPTSTPAPQPTATTGGLGQLININTATQTELETLPRIGPSIAQRIIEYRNTNGPFNTIDEIKNVKGIGDSIFNAIAPLITVK, encoded by the coding sequence ATGCTCAAAAACTGGCGACCTTTCCTCTTCGGCCTTTCCGTGGGCCTGCTGTCGGTTCCGCTCATTCTCGTCCTTAATCGAAGACAAACCAGCATCCCGATCAAACTTGCGCCGCCGCCGCCCACCCTCACGCCCGTGCCGCTTCGCATTCACGTCACCGGCGCAGTAAGAGCGCCAGGCGTGTACGAAATGCCGGCGGGCAGTATTTTGCAGGATGTCATCAACACCGCCGGCGGCCTCACCGAAGCCGCCTCCACCGGCCAACTCAATTTGGCCCAACTGCTCAAAGACGGCGAACAGGTTTTCATTCCTGAACTGCCGCCCACTCTGCCGCCGACTTCCACCTCGGCTCCCGGTCAGCCCACCTCAACACCTGCGCCGCAACCCACCGCCACCACCGGCGGCCTCGGCCAACTCATCAACATCAATACCGCCACTCAAACCGAACTGGAGACTCTGCCGCGTATCGGCCCCTCCATCGCCCAGCGCATCATCGAGTATCGCAACACCAACGGCCCGTTCAACACGATTGACGAGATCAAAAACGTCAAAGGCATCGGCGACTCCATTTTCAATGCTATTGCGCCGCTGATCACAGTCAAGTAA
- a CDS encoding glycosyltransferase family 9 protein, with protein sequence MLLALRSLALLKPCCFGDVMLTTPLLGILRRTYPQARIDFIVGSHARAAVQANPLIDNRIDCGRVGQGGYPPADMLALIRKLRAGRYDAIFVPDRSPALALAASLGGAHFSIGLSSGWRGLPYNYRVPVSPGDVRHEADLYLDLARALNISTEYAAVEYTPPADDRKAALHILEQHNLFDKAFILIHPGGGQNPGMTFHEKRWPPPNFARLAAQLMRETGLAVALVGGLGDDPILAAVKGLINLPLADFGPRPWGQIGALAERCALYIGNDTGATHMAVGAGTRVVMILGPSDPRRYAPYGPRNWVNYVWREWRVPAAGVSAGAPGFSWDNGATVEDVFETVMHLLYLGAHKPS encoded by the coding sequence ATGCTCCTTGCCCTCCGCTCCCTGGCCCTCCTCAAGCCCTGCTGTTTCGGCGATGTGATGCTCACCACACCTCTGCTTGGCATTCTGCGCCGGACCTATCCTCAGGCCCGCATTGATTTCATCGTCGGCTCGCACGCTCGCGCCGCCGTGCAAGCCAACCCGCTGATTGACAACCGCATTGATTGTGGCCGAGTCGGTCAGGGCGGCTACCCGCCAGCCGACATGCTGGCCCTCATTCGAAAACTTCGCGCCGGGCGCTACGATGCCATCTTTGTGCCAGACCGTTCACCGGCGCTGGCGCTGGCCGCTTCGCTGGGCGGCGCGCACTTCTCCATTGGCCTCAGCAGCGGCTGGCGCGGCCTGCCCTACAACTATCGCGTGCCGGTCTCGCCCGGCGACGTTCGCCACGAAGCCGATCTCTATCTCGATCTTGCCCGCGCCCTCAACATCTCCACCGAGTATGCCGCCGTCGAATACACCCCGCCTGCCGACGACCGCAAAGCCGCCCTTCACATACTTGAACAACACAACCTCTTTGATAAGGCGTTTATTTTGATACACCCCGGCGGCGGCCAGAACCCGGGTATGACCTTCCACGAAAAGCGATGGCCGCCGCCCAACTTCGCCCGGCTGGCGGCGCAACTCATGCGCGAGACCGGGTTGGCCGTCGCCCTGGTGGGCGGCCTGGGCGATGACCCGATCCTGGCCGCCGTCAAAGGCCTCATCAACCTCCCTCTCGCCGACTTTGGCCCGCGACCCTGGGGCCAGATTGGCGCGCTGGCCGAACGTTGCGCTTTGTACATTGGCAACGACACCGGCGCGACTCACATGGCGGTCGGCGCCGGGACGCGCGTGGTTATGATCCTCGGCCCCAGTGACCCGCGCCGCTACGCGCCTTACGGCCCGCGCAACTGGGTGAACTATGTTTGGCGCGAGTGGCGCGTGCCCGCCGCCGGGGTGAGCGCCGGAGCGCCCGGCTTCTCGTGGGATAATGGCGCGACTGTGGAAGATGTTTTTGAAACGGTGATGCATTTGCTGTATCTTGGCGCGCACAAACCATCTTGA
- a CDS encoding MaoC family dehydratase N-terminal domain-containing protein, translating into MIETSRPRGRYFEEFAVGDKITTAGRTVTETDIVGFAGLSGDFNQIHVDDEFAKGSVFKQRVAHGLLGLSIASGLAVQTGFMEGTIMALRELQEWKFSNPIFIGDTIHVEIEVLELKAMPRLGGGLVTIKLTVKNQKGETAQQGKWLALMLSQPK; encoded by the coding sequence ATGATTGAAACTTCTCGCCCGCGTGGCCGCTACTTTGAAGAGTTCGCCGTCGGCGACAAAATTACCACCGCCGGACGCACCGTCACCGAAACCGACATTGTCGGCTTTGCCGGGCTGTCCGGCGATTTCAACCAGATTCACGTTGACGATGAGTTTGCCAAAGGCTCGGTGTTCAAGCAACGCGTGGCGCACGGCCTGCTGGGTCTCTCGATTGCCTCCGGCCTGGCGGTGCAGACCGGCTTCATGGAAGGCACGATCATGGCTCTCCGCGAGTTGCAGGAATGGAAGTTCAGCAACCCGATTTTCATCGGCGACACGATCCACGTTGAGATTGAGGTGCTGGAGTTGAAAGCCATGCCCCGGCTGGGCGGCGGGCTGGTGACGATTAAGTTGACGGTGAAGAATCAGAAGGGCGAGACGGCGCAACAGGGGAAGTGGTTGGCGTTGATGTTGAGTCAGCCGAAATAG
- a CDS encoding MBL fold metallo-hydrolase gives MPHLIQLPTPFPVGPVNVYLLEGEPLTLIDCGPKHPETLAALEAGLAEHGHRLEDIRQLIITHHHMDHVGLAKTVVERSGASLLTHPFNVPYFADYEAERKRHLPF, from the coding sequence ATGCCTCACCTCATCCAACTCCCCACCCCCTTCCCGGTCGGCCCGGTGAATGTTTACCTGCTCGAAGGAGAACCGCTCACATTGATTGACTGCGGCCCCAAGCACCCCGAGACACTGGCCGCGCTCGAAGCCGGGCTGGCCGAACACGGCCATCGCCTCGAAGACATCCGCCAACTGATCATCACTCACCACCACATGGATCACGTCGGGCTGGCGAAAACCGTCGTCGAGCGTTCGGGCGCAAGCCTGCTCACCCATCCCTTCAACGTCCCCTACTTTGCAGATTACGAAGCCGAGCGCAAACGCCATCTGCCTTTCTAG